The Caenorhabditis elegans chromosome II genome has a segment encoding these proteins:
- the F43G6.17 gene encoding Histone deacetylase domain-containing protein (Confirmed by transcript evidence) has protein sequence MNSEGDYVSVFHHVLLTMLEQFQPELILISAGFDSGYYDVMMEFGQGVKANGYGHMACLLNQICPGKILAILEGGYHPYNYTESASMMVRGLLNLPIPRLDIPERISGALLETTWNILNHHSEWYPKLGERLKLLEHQQKELGLPQFAFDQTMFLGEKMRKMYDDMKKHRIVRTREWFPEMSDDQVAVCKQKIDEYIQEYEFTSEHPTPSESQLVAQCVWDEAARSDAFLQAIPFATALVQEFNAFVEGKRENMMICDRELCTEAVKSGVLEAHTPITRPE, from the exons ATGAACTCTGAAGGAGACTACGTTTCCGTGTTCCATCACGTGTTGCTTACAATGTTAGAGCAGTTTCAACCAGAGTTGATTCTTATCTCGGCAGGTTTTGACTCAGGATATTACGATGTTATGATGGAGTTTGGACAAGGAGTCAAGGCTAACGg GTATGGTCATATGGCTTGTCTCCTCAACCAAATCTGCCCTGGAAAGATCCTCGCTATATTAGAAGGTGGCTATCATCCCTACAACTACACCGAGAGCGCTTCTATGATGGTTCGAGGACTTCTCAATCTTCCTATCCCGCGCCTCGACATCCCTGAAAGAATCTCCGGAGCTCTCCTAGAAACTACCTGGAACATTCTGAATCATCACTCGGAATGGTACCCGAAGCTTGGAGAACGACTGAAACTCCTGGAGCACCAACAGAAAGAGCTTGGACTACCACAATTCGCATTTGATCAGACAATGTTTTTGGGTGAGAAGATGAGAAAGATGTATGATGATATGAAGAAGCATAGGATTGTCAGAACTAGAGAATGGTTTCCAGAAATGTCAGATGATCAGGTGGCAGTTTGTAAGCAGAAGATAGATGAATATATCCAAGAATACGAATTCACTTCCGAGCATCCTACTCCAAGTGAATCACAGCTAGTTGCTCAGTGTGTCTGGGATGAAGCTGCGAGGTCTGACGCCTTCCTCCAAGCAATCCCATTTGCCACTGCTTTGGTCCAAGAATTCAATGCTTTTGTGGAAGGGAAGAGGGAGAATATGATGATTTGCGATCGTGAACTTTGCACGGAAGCTGTTAAAAGCGGAGTCTTGGAAGCTCACACACCGATCACTCGccctgaataa